The genomic interval TTTTGTTTACTACCAAATCTCCTGGCTCAACTGCTTTATAGGTTGTAGTATCAAGGGAAGTTGCATTGTGGTTGTCATCACGGGAATCTTTTGGGATTACACCATATTCTCTATAGACGGATAAAACTTGGTAATTAGGATGGTTTTTATCACTCTTCAATTCTAATAGAGAACCTAAAGAAACTGCTTCCCAATGCACTGGAATCTCTCCTAACCACGCCGCACCAGAATCTTTATAGGTAGGATATTTTTTAATTGTCTGAAATGCAGCTTTAGTAGATTTTTCAGGAGACACAGATGGTTTATTATCCACTGTCAGCACTGGTTGGTCTATTATATCTTCAAACAAGCTGTATTGATTATTTTTACTTTTCATCAAATCATTCAATTTTGAGATTTCTTTACCTGGTTTATAAAAGCCAATAATCTGCTCACAATGTTGCTCAGGCAAGGTTTAATATTTCACTAATCAAGCCATCACTTTCTTTTTCCAGCATTAAAATATCATCGCTTACTTCCTCGAGGCTCCGCAGGGGTTTGTGCTGGTAGAAGTATTTATTGAAGCTGATTTCGTAGCCAATTTTAGTGGCATCCAGGTTTATCCAGGCTTCGGGCACATGAGGTTTTACTTCCCGCAAAAAATACTCGTAAATACTTTCTTTAAGCGGTACGTTTTCAAAGTCCCGCAAATCATTTTCAGTTTCATATTCCAGGTACTCTCCTTTTTTACCAGTGGCGTAATAGCCATAATCAGCCAGCTGGCTTTCTTCACAGCCTAAGTGGGTAAGCAGTTTCTCTAATTCTTCACCGGAAAGTTTAGTAATTCCTTTTATTACTTTTTCTGCATCTGCATCATACCAGCTTACTGCATTCAGAATAGCATTTTTCTCTGAAGTGGATAGTTTGGCTTTATCCTCTTTTAATTGGGCATCTACTTTTTTCCGAAAAATGTTAAAGTCGTTGTATTCATCGGTACCAATGGCCTCCATCAGTTTAGTGGCTGCATTGAGCAATTCAAGTTGTTTGTCCCAGGTGGCTGCACTTACCAGGGTTTTGGCTTGTTTGGTATTCAAGTTCAGTTCCTGCTTTTCGCACCACTCTAGTATGGCTTTCTCGTGTCTGGCAAGGGCGGTGTATACTTCTTCACCAAATGCCGAATAAGCCCAGGCCATAGGTTCAAGCAAGGTCTTATCAAAACGCAGTTGGGCTAACCGTTCCGCAGTAAACTGTGCCTTCAGACGCTTAGGCCGCTCAATGGTTACTTTACAATACCCAAAATCGCTGTTGTCAAACACCTGCGCCGCTATGCCTTCTTCTCCTTTCCGTTCAATAGTTTGCATCTCTGCATATACTTTTACAATTTCTCTGATATGTTCTGGTGAAAATTCGCAGTTTTTCGCACCCAGGTTTTTGCGCAGTTTCCGGTATAGCTGTCCGGCATCTATCAGTTGTACCTTGCCATTGCGGTTGGCAGCTTTGTTGTTGCTTAAAATCCAGATATAGGTAGTAATACCGGTATTGTAAAAAAGGTTATTGGGTAGCTGGATAACGGCTTCCAGCCAGTCGTTTTCAATGATGTATCTGCGGATGTTGCTTTCGCCTCCCCCTGCATCGCCTGTAAATAAGCTGCTGCCATTGTGTACAGAAGCAATACGGGAACCAGAAAGGCTTTGGGAAAGAGGTTTCATTTTATTGACCATCTCCATCAAAAACAACAATTGTCCATCTGAGGAGCGGGGCGTAGCATCTGCCTCTTCTTCCTTGCCCCAGTAATCTTTTAGTTTAACCTGGAAACGGGGATCAATAATAGCCTTGCCATCTCTTATATTTTTCTGCTCACTTGCCCATGATTTTCCATAGGGAGGATTAGAGAGCATAAAATTGAAATTCTTGCCGGCAAATTCATCGGTAGAAAGCGTAGAGCCATTTCTGATGTTCTCAGGATTATTTCCCTTAATCATCATATCCGATTTACAAATGGCATAAGTTTCGTCGTTTATT from Rhodocytophaga rosea carries:
- a CDS encoding type I restriction-modification system subunit M: MNTAVHNKLVSFIWSIADDCLRDVYVRGKYRDVILPMVVLRRLDALLEPTKKAVMEELAFQRDEAKFTEWDKNGLRQASGYVFYNISEWTLQRLQNTATNSQQILQGNFEDYLNGFSANVREIIEKFNLKSQVKHMTSKNVLLTVLDKFTSPYINLTPFEKTDPEGRKLPPLSNLGMGYVFEELIRKFNEENNEEAGEHFTPREVIDLMTHIVFDPVKNNLPPVITIYDPACGSGGMLTESQNFIKDPEGEIRAKSDVHLYGKEINDETYAICKSDMMIKGNNPENIRNGSTLSTDEFAGKNFNFMLSNPPYGKSWASEQKNIRDGKAIIDPRFQVKLKDYWGKEEEADATPRSSDGQLLFLMEMVNKMKPLSQSLSGSRIASVHNGSSLFTGDAGGGESNIRRYIIENDWLEAVIQLPNNLFYNTGITTYIWILSNNKAANRNGKVQLIDAGQLYRKLRKNLGAKNCEFSPEHIREIVKVYAEMQTIERKGEEGIAAQVFDNSDFGYCKVTIERPKRLKAQFTAERLAQLRFDKTLLEPMAWAYSAFGEEVYTALARHEKAILEWCEKQELNLNTKQAKTLVSAATWDKQLELLNAATKLMEAIGTDEYNDFNIFRKKVDAQLKEDKAKLSTSEKNAILNAVSWYDADAEKVIKGITKLSGEELEKLLTHLGCEESQLADYGYYATGKKGEYLEYETENDLRDFENVPLKESIYEYFLREVKPHVPEAWINLDATKIGYEISFNKYFYQHKPLRSLEEVSDDILMLEKESDGLISEILNLA